Proteins encoded in a region of the Brevefilum fermentans genome:
- a CDS encoding ABC transporter ATP-binding protein has protein sequence MPEPFIIIENITKTFGDVVAVDDLSLEIESGQFITLLGPSGCGKTTLLRCISGLEEPDSGQIIIGDKVVFSRKKGISLPPGQRDLGLVFQNYALWPHMTVYKNITFALEIQKMSKAEMDQRVKQSLAEVQMEGYEDRYPREMSGGQQQRIALARMLAYRPSVFLLDEPLSNLDARLRMDMRTELKRLHYDSNATTVYVTHDQLEAMTMSTKIAVMKLGVVQQFDTPNQVYHYPSNLFVADFIGNPKVNLLEGRVIGQDLVEVGHFHVPVNTKDATGDVVLGIRPEDIAISLEPVEYGEEFVAYSVLPSGADTTIIARQEQYELSVKEIGVSNIEMDQKIWLCFKKDAINLYDKQSGNLINAD, from the coding sequence ATGCCTGAACCATTTATCATCATCGAAAATATCACGAAGACCTTTGGCGATGTCGTCGCGGTCGATGACCTCAGCCTGGAAATTGAATCCGGACAATTCATCACTTTGTTAGGACCCTCTGGTTGTGGGAAAACAACGCTATTGCGTTGCATTTCTGGCCTGGAAGAGCCGGATTCCGGTCAAATAATTATCGGGGATAAGGTTGTATTTTCCCGTAAAAAAGGAATCTCGTTGCCACCCGGTCAACGCGACCTGGGATTGGTGTTCCAGAACTATGCTTTGTGGCCGCATATGACCGTCTACAAGAACATCACCTTCGCACTTGAAATCCAAAAAATGTCGAAGGCTGAGATGGATCAGCGCGTTAAGCAATCGCTAGCAGAAGTGCAAATGGAAGGCTATGAAGATCGTTATCCACGAGAAATGAGCGGCGGTCAGCAGCAACGGATTGCCCTGGCGCGTATGCTGGCTTATCGGCCGAGCGTCTTCCTGCTTGATGAACCGCTCTCGAACCTGGACGCCCGCTTGAGAATGGACATGCGCACCGAGCTCAAACGCCTGCATTATGATTCTAACGCCACCACAGTGTATGTAACCCATGATCAGCTTGAAGCGATGACCATGTCAACGAAAATTGCTGTCATGAAACTGGGTGTGGTTCAACAATTTGACACGCCCAACCAGGTTTATCATTATCCCTCGAACCTGTTTGTAGCGGATTTTATTGGCAATCCAAAAGTGAATCTTCTCGAGGGAAGGGTTATTGGTCAGGACCTGGTTGAGGTTGGACATTTCCATGTGCCCGTTAATACAAAAGATGCGACCGGCGACGTTGTACTTGGAATTCGCCCGGAAGACATTGCCATCAGCCTGGAACCTGTTGAATATGGCGAGGAGTTTGTTGCATACTCGGTTTTGCCTTCCGGAGCAGATACAACCATCATTGCCCGACAGGAACAATACGAACTTTCGGTGAAAGAGATTGGCGTCAGCAACATTGAAATGGATCAAAAAATTTGGTTGTGTTTCAAAAAAGATGCCATTAACCTCTATGACAAGCAGTCAGGAAATTTGATCAATGCCGATTAA
- a CDS encoding ABC transporter substrate-binding protein translates to MRKFSLYLLIIIVISMLAACAKPAEPVVEAPAVEAPKVEEPVVEKPAVEEPVAEEPVVEEPVVEEPAEEVVENLSGYDDAKDEWLRVNQLGPYDTGEQDWDAIEAAAKEEGLLLVYANSSKTPKAAEAFMELYPEIEVQAFDLGGDDVTLKTREEQKAGAFTGDVWHSSGGPVLKGEFVPNGYVWKFVPDTVVDVVPEVYQDPILVSRLGSQTWGYNSELNDSCPITNIWELTEPQWHSKIFIEDPLNDASTLGKLMTFIYHADEMAEAYKSFYGTDPVLDSDTPDAGWLWFKRLAQNNPIPQSGGDEVNAAFATPGMTENYLAFASYGKYPKVLDGELAFDLCWDLEPVAGVATQSYIGILNQAPHPNAAKLWIKFITTLEGSKPWYKMGTYLPNPTYDPPKDSLPYEVVIGSTWPFNDGFVWDNIIQARDFYLINLGRK, encoded by the coding sequence ATGAGAAAATTCTCGCTATATTTACTGATAATTATTGTTATCAGCATGCTGGCAGCTTGTGCAAAACCTGCAGAGCCAGTTGTTGAAGCCCCTGCGGTCGAAGCCCCCAAGGTTGAAGAACCGGTGGTTGAAAAACCCGCTGTCGAAGAACCGGTGGCTGAAGAACCGGTGGTTGAAGAGCCCGTGGTTGAAGAACCCGCAGAAGAGGTTGTTGAAAACCTTTCCGGTTATGATGATGCTAAAGACGAATGGCTGCGAGTTAACCAACTTGGTCCTTACGATACCGGAGAACAGGATTGGGATGCGATTGAGGCAGCTGCGAAAGAAGAAGGTTTGCTTTTAGTTTATGCAAACTCATCTAAAACACCCAAAGCAGCAGAAGCTTTTATGGAGCTGTATCCTGAAATCGAGGTTCAGGCGTTTGACCTCGGCGGAGATGACGTCACCTTAAAGACCCGAGAAGAACAGAAAGCCGGCGCTTTCACGGGCGACGTCTGGCACAGCAGTGGTGGCCCTGTCCTGAAAGGTGAATTTGTCCCCAATGGTTATGTGTGGAAATTCGTTCCCGACACGGTGGTGGATGTCGTTCCGGAGGTGTACCAGGATCCGATTTTGGTTTCAAGATTGGGAAGCCAGACCTGGGGTTATAACTCAGAGCTGAACGATTCCTGCCCGATTACCAATATTTGGGAATTAACCGAACCCCAATGGCACAGCAAGATCTTCATTGAAGACCCATTGAACGATGCTTCTACCCTCGGTAAACTGATGACCTTCATTTACCATGCAGATGAAATGGCAGAAGCCTACAAGTCTTTCTATGGAACTGACCCGGTTTTGGATAGTGATACACCGGATGCGGGCTGGTTGTGGTTCAAGCGCCTCGCTCAGAACAACCCCATTCCACAATCTGGCGGTGACGAAGTCAATGCGGCTTTTGCAACACCTGGCATGACCGAGAACTATCTCGCTTTTGCGTCTTATGGAAAATATCCTAAAGTACTCGATGGTGAACTGGCTTTCGATCTGTGCTGGGACCTTGAACCGGTTGCTGGTGTGGCTACCCAATCCTATATTGGAATTCTTAACCAGGCACCGCATCCCAATGCCGCAAAGTTGTGGATTAAATTTATCACCACGCTGGAAGGCTCCAAGCCCTGGTACAAGATGGGCACCTATTTGCCTAACCCCACTTACGATCCACCAAAAGATTCCCTTCCATACGAAGTTGTTATTGGCAGCACCTGGCCATTTAACGACGGCTTTGTCTGGGATAACATCATCCAGGCACGCGATTTTTACCTGATTAATCTGGGTAGAAAATAG
- a CDS encoding ABC transporter permease yields MSTYSLSQAQDSLWLARLRRFFRWLTTPYVVLSLVMIVVMFYMVIIPLWRMIVTTVTVSEIDLRVIPDASLGDMTSYHWRRMLIGQIAKIMTYEPLVNSMVISLGATFLALLMGGGMAWLVVRTDIPGRDIIHMLATVPYIMPSWTIALAWKVLFKSTSVSGGVPGLFQFFTGIAPPIWLSNGALPIIVASGLHYYTFFFLFVSAALLSIDSSLEEAGDLAGAGRARILRKITFPLVLPAIASGFIMTFSKTMGTFGGPNVLGVPVGYYTLSTMLRSNMGIANYGDGFVTAIVLILLSMTTVMINQKLIGTRRSYETIGGRGFMAQKMKLRGWRPVFIVLIVLVQFTIAVLPLVVLIYSTFMLRTGNYSLSNFTLHHWLGKSDLSINNGEPGVLLNKAIYRGAWNSIRLSLWSSFIGGVIGVILGYAIVKGRGTRLSKFVEQLAFIPYLLPGIAFGAVYISMFTKSFFGLPPLYGTFALLVVVSVAKHIPHSSRTGVSAMMQVSKELEEAASICGANAWQRFKRIIFPLTSPGFVSAFLLNFITTMRELSLIILLVTPSTAVLSSMTMRYIENGNEQQANAVIIILIVLVLIGNAIISRFRGGSLKKGLESSK; encoded by the coding sequence ATGTCAACTTATTCACTGTCCCAAGCACAGGATTCATTATGGTTAGCTAGACTGCGGCGGTTTTTCCGCTGGTTGACAACGCCGTATGTGGTGTTGTCTCTGGTCATGATTGTCGTGATGTTCTACATGGTGATCATTCCGCTCTGGCGCATGATCGTGACAACGGTTACTGTGTCGGAAATTGATTTGCGCGTGATCCCGGATGCATCACTTGGAGATATGACCTCCTATCACTGGCGACGAATGCTGATTGGGCAAATCGCGAAGATCATGACTTATGAACCCCTGGTCAACTCCATGGTGATCTCTTTGGGAGCGACTTTCCTGGCGCTTCTTATGGGTGGAGGTATGGCCTGGCTGGTTGTGCGTACGGATATACCTGGAAGAGACATCATCCATATGCTGGCCACAGTCCCTTACATCATGCCATCATGGACAATAGCCTTGGCATGGAAAGTACTGTTTAAGAGCACGTCGGTCTCTGGTGGTGTACCTGGATTATTTCAATTTTTCACCGGGATTGCACCGCCAATCTGGTTGTCCAATGGTGCTTTACCAATCATCGTTGCAAGCGGTTTGCATTACTACACCTTTTTCTTTTTATTTGTGTCTGCAGCGCTGCTTTCAATCGATTCATCCCTGGAAGAGGCCGGTGATCTGGCTGGTGCCGGTCGCGCTCGGATATTAAGAAAGATCACCTTCCCGTTGGTACTGCCAGCCATTGCCTCGGGTTTTATCATGACTTTTTCAAAAACCATGGGAACCTTTGGTGGTCCCAATGTTCTGGGCGTCCCTGTCGGGTATTACACGCTCTCGACCATGTTGCGCTCGAATATGGGGATTGCAAATTATGGTGATGGCTTCGTGACAGCAATTGTATTGATCTTGCTTTCAATGACGACCGTAATGATCAATCAAAAATTGATTGGAACCCGACGAAGTTATGAAACCATTGGTGGACGCGGCTTTATGGCACAGAAAATGAAATTGCGTGGTTGGCGTCCAGTTTTTATTGTGTTAATTGTGCTCGTCCAATTTACGATTGCTGTTTTGCCCCTGGTTGTTTTAATCTACAGCACGTTTATGTTAAGAACTGGAAACTATAGCCTGAGCAATTTTACCCTGCATCACTGGCTGGGAAAAAGCGATCTGAGTATTAACAATGGTGAACCCGGGGTTTTACTTAATAAAGCCATCTATCGGGGCGCCTGGAATTCGATCCGCCTTTCATTATGGTCTTCTTTCATTGGCGGTGTTATCGGGGTGATCCTCGGTTATGCCATTGTTAAAGGCCGCGGGACCCGCCTCTCAAAATTTGTTGAACAACTTGCCTTCATTCCTTATCTACTTCCGGGTATTGCGTTTGGTGCGGTTTATATCTCGATGTTCACAAAAAGCTTTTTTGGTTTACCCCCATTATATGGAACATTTGCCCTGCTAGTGGTGGTCTCAGTTGCCAAACACATCCCTCATTCCTCGCGGACAGGTGTATCGGCTATGATGCAGGTCAGTAAGGAGTTGGAGGAGGCTGCCTCTATTTGCGGCGCAAATGCCTGGCAGAGATTTAAGCGCATTATCTTCCCGCTGACCAGCCCCGGGTTTGTCTCGGCATTTTTGTTGAATTTCATCACCACCATGCGCGAACTTTCATTGATCATCTTGTTGGTGACACCTTCAACCGCTGTGCTTTCCAGTATGACCATGCGCTATATTGAGAATGGAAACGAACAGCAAGCCAACGCAGTCATCATTATCTTAATCGTTTTAGTACTGATTGGAAATGCAATCATCAGCCGTTTCAGGGGTGGTAGCCTGAAAAAAGGCCTTGAATCATCAAAATAA